Genomic segment of Dehalobacter sp. 12DCB1:
CTGAATACCGAAAGAAATCTACCGATCTCTCTAGCCATCATTGACGTCGATTACCTGGACGAGGTAAAGAAAGCCTTCGGCAATGCCGAAGGAGACAACCTAATCAAAAGAGTCGCTGAAGTTATTAAACAGGAATGCCGTGTTGACGATATTGTTGCCAGAGTCAGTGAAAATGAATTTATGATCTTGCTGCCAAAGACTAACTCCAAACAGGCCGATATTCTTGTAAACCGGATTAATGACTTGGTAAATAAAGAAAAATTAGACGCGCTGGACCTTCCCATATGTACCGGCTGTGATACAATAAAAAAGAAAGAAAATGAAATTGCTCTCGTCTATAAGGAAGCTGTAGAGAAAACTAAGAGCACAGCCAAAAACAGACCGGCTAATGCTTTAATCGAAATCATCATGGAAACTCTGTACCATAAGAATGATATGGAAGAAAAAGAATCCGCTCAGGTAAGTGAGTTTTGTGCCGAAATCGGTCAAACCCTGGAATTGAGCGAGAAAAACATTGAAAATCTTGAGATAATTGGACTCATCAGAAACATTGGCAAGGTCAGTCTCGACAGCAGGATTCTTCACAAACCGGACAAGCTGACTGATTCTGAGATGGCGGAAATTAAGCGTCATCCGGAGCTCGGCCATGAAATCCTCAGCACAATGAATGAATATGCACATCTCTCGGATTACGTCTTGGCTCATCATGAACGATGGGACGGGAAGGGATATCCCAAAGGTCTGAAAGGTGAAGAGATTCCTTTGGAAGCCAGAATCGTGGCGATTGCCGATGCTTATAATGCGATGACCAGCAGCCGGCCTTATCGAAAAGCTATGGACGAGAGATCTGCTGCAGAAGAAATCCTGAGAAATGCCGGAACCCAGTTTGATCCTCATCTGGCCAAAGTCTTTATCGAAAAAGTGCTTGGG
This window contains:
- a CDS encoding HD-GYP domain-containing protein, whose product is MKQDRGWLETTFESISDAVILTDIQGNIQLLSQKAELLTGWTNEEALHKPLTEVFQLLNADTHEVLGDNLLSVLKTGKNVVFAKNAVLLSKTGQKRPVKSKSKPVKDKENHIQGIVLVFKELARKNKKLAKTESLSFHDPLTGLYNRKFFEEEFKRLNTERNLPISLAIIDVDYLDEVKKAFGNAEGDNLIKRVAEVIKQECRVDDIVARVSENEFMILLPKTNSKQADILVNRINDLVNKEKLDALDLPICTGCDTIKKKENEIALVYKEAVEKTKSTAKNRPANALIEIIMETLYHKNDMEEKESAQVSEFCAEIGQTLELSEKNIENLEIIGLIRNIGKVSLDSRILHKPDKLTDSEMAEIKRHPELGHEILSTMNEYAHLSDYVLAHHERWDGKGYPKGLKGEEIPLEARIVAIADAYNAMTSSRPYRKAMDERSAAEEILRNAGTQFDPHLAKVFIEKVLGKEHVE